Proteins encoded together in one Flavobacteriales bacterium window:
- a CDS encoding nitroreductase, translating to MRHSVSDLTAVIRDRRTIHPKDMSDRVVQRDMVELILSNGTWAPNHGMTQPWRFIVFAADARQRLSAFMGEEYTRITPPEKFMPRKHENAVQRPLQASVVVALGLARDPRGKISELEEQLALACAVQNMHLTCTAYGLGGFWGTGAVVTGDGMRRFLGLADGDRCMGLFYIGYPAADWPKGYRKPLPDVMSWQEV from the coding sequence ATGCGCCACAGCGTCAGTGACCTCACCGCGGTGATCCGCGACCGCCGCACCATCCACCCCAAGGACATGAGCGACCGCGTGGTGCAGCGTGACATGGTGGAGCTCATCCTGTCCAACGGCACCTGGGCGCCGAACCACGGCATGACCCAACCGTGGCGGTTCATCGTGTTCGCCGCTGATGCGCGCCAACGGCTGTCCGCCTTCATGGGCGAGGAGTACACCCGGATCACCCCGCCGGAGAAGTTCATGCCGCGCAAGCACGAGAACGCCGTCCAACGGCCGCTGCAGGCCAGCGTGGTGGTGGCGTTGGGCCTGGCCCGCGACCCGCGCGGCAAGATCAGCGAGCTGGAGGAGCAGCTGGCCCTGGCCTGCGCCGTACAGAACATGCACCTCACCTGCACCGCCTACGGGCTGGGCGGCTTCTGGGGAACCGGTGCGGTGGTCACCGGCGATGGCATGCGCCGCTTCCTGGGCCTGGCCGACGGCGACCGCTGCATGGGTCTGTTCTACATCGGCTACCCGGCGGCGGACTGGCCCAAGGGATATCGCAAGCCCTTGCCCGAT